The genomic interval CAAAAACAAGGGCTTCCTCCATGTTGTAAAGTACCGTGCTGGTATCTTTAACAATCATCATGGATACTACATAAGAGCCATCGTTTAAAAAGTTGCCGGGAATTTCACAGGTTCCTTTGATAAGTCCTTTACCAAAAGATTCGGCTTGTGTTCCGACATTGAATATACATTCGCCTGTAAATGTATAAAGGTGCATACTCAGGTTCAGAATAGATTCCTCTTCCATATTCCAGAATTCGAACTCAAAATTGATCGGGGTACGAACATCAATATGAAACAGATTGTCCTGAAATTCGGGAGAAAGCCTGAAACTTTTAATACGTACCTGGTCATTTCCAGGAGCATGGTCAATATTATCCCAGTGCTTTTCAAGAGATTTGTGAGAAACCTTGCTCAGATAATTGGTTACGATGTGTGTAGTCTCACCCTGGTCAATTAACCTGCCTTTTTCAAAATAAAAAGCTTTGTTACAAAGTGCCTGAATGGCAGTTAAATTATGGCTTACAAACAGGAGTGTCCTTCCGCTTTCAGAAACGTCCCGCATTTTTCCAAGACATTTTTTCTGAAATTCAGTATCACCTACTGCCAGTACTTCATCTACAATCAGAATTTCCGGGTTCAAATGGGCTGCAATGGCAAATCCTAAACGCACATACATGCCGGACGAATAACGCTTTACAGGAGTATCCAGAAACTTTTCAACACCTGCAAAATCCACAATAGCATCGAATGACTGCTTGATTTCACTCTTGGCCATTCCAAGTATCGCACCATTCAGGAATATGTTTTCACGTCCTGTAAGTTCGGGATGAAAACCTGTACCTACTTCAAGTAAGCTGGCAATCCGTCCTTCAATTTTTATCTGTCCCGTACTGGGTTCAGTAATGCGGCTGAGAATTTTAAGAAGCGTGGATTTTCCCGCTCCGTTATGACCAACAATTCCGATACGATCCCCTTGTTCAATACTGAAATTAACATCCTTTAAGGCCCAGAATTCTTCCTTTTCTGCGAAATCGGAATTCTTACCTTTGCGCGAAAAAAGCTTGTTTACCGTTTCGGTAGCAATTTCGCAGAAGGCTTGGAGGACCACCTTTTCTCTGATGGTCAATGATATATTTTTTGCTGAGATTTTCAGCTATAATTACAGACATTTACAAAAATAGCTATTTCAGATATGATCAACGAACGTATTTTCCTTTTTGCGGAAATAAAAGACAGATAAAACTAATATTACAAACGAAATAATAGTAGTTGAGATAAGGCTTTGCGGATCAAAGTAGGCCTTGTCTCCTAATAAGCACCATCTGAACCCGTCAATAATTCCGACAATCGGATTTAATTTATATATTTTCTCATACCATTCGCCCTGAACCAATCGGCTTGTGTAAGCAATAGGGCAAATATAAAAACCGACCTGAACCATAAATGGTATAAGCTGGCCAATATCCCGGAACCTGACATGCAGAGCAGCAAAAAACAGGCCGAAACCCAGCGAAATAACAAAGGTTAGTATTACAAATGCAGGAAGGTATAATATATTCCAGCTTAACGGATAGCCTGAAATAACCGTAAATATCAGGAAAATAACGAATGTGATAACAAAATCAACGAAACCAACCGCCACAGAACTCAGCGGCATGAGCAGCCTGGGAAAATAAACCTTTGAAACCAGATTGGAATTAATTAAAATACTGCTGCTGATTTGTGTAAAAGTATTGGAAAAGAATGTCCAGATCGTAAGTCCGCTCAAAACCATCAGTGGATAGGGTATGCCAGGATCACCTTCAAGCTTTGCAACAAAACTAAAAACAAAGACCATGATGGCCATCGTCATCAGTGGCCTTAAAACACTCCAGGCCAATCCCAGAACAGTTTGTTTGTAACGGACAGAAATATCACGCCGGGAAAGTATCATTAATAACTGCCGGTTCTGCCATAGCTCTTTCCAGTAATCCTTTTCTGACCTTCCGGCTTTTATTGTAGTGATGTGTTGCATGATTATAAATTAATCCCTGACTACCTTAGTTGCAGGAGAAAATACAGTTCTGAAATATGTAAAGACCAATGCGATTAATAATCCGGCCAAAGCTCCGATTTTTGCTCTTCTTTTATCCTGCGCTTTCATATCCAACGGAACTTTTATTCCTTCAATTTCTGTAAACAGAGGTGCTTCACGAACCAGAGACACGCGCATTTTTTCGGCGTTACCCATGGCTTCGTAATACAGTTGCTGAAGGAAAGTTGATTTGCGTTCCATACTATTGGCAGTAATTTTGGCTTCCGGCACGATGATCTGGGAGCTGTAATCCAATTCTCTTGCCAGTTTATGCTCAGCTATTCCTAACACACGCGCCAGTGAGTCTGCACGATGCTGTAATAATCTTAGTGTTTTACGTGTTTTCTGAGTCTGACTTTCTGTATACATTTCCTCTACTGTTGTAAGCAAAGTTGTTATCCACAATCCCGCCAATCTTTCATTCTCCATATTGGTGGAAAGTTTTATGAATGAAGATTTGCGTTCCAGGGAAGAAATATCCGTAGCATTGGTTGCTTTAACAACAAGCTCATTCAAAATAACCCTTGAATTCATATCCAGGGATTTAATATCTCTGGTAGTAAATTGAAACTTATGCGATTCCGGACGATTTTCCCATTCTTTTTGTTTGATTCCACTTGAATCAATATATAGATTGGCTAAAATCATTTTTTTGCCATTCACATCTACTTCTTTCATCAGGTTCCGTTCAATAACAGGCCGTGATTTAACAAAGTAGAAAAAATTTTCACCAGTAAAAATGTTGGCGTCCGGAGCGTTACCCAATCCTAATAATCCTGCCATATCGCCCAATCCGGCACTTTGACTGCCACCTCCGAGATTAAAAACAACATCAGCCTCAAATTCGGTTGGTGTTTTTAAATAAGAATCCAGTGCATATCCTATACCGAAACCCACAATTGGTAAAAGAAGCAGCATTTTCCAGTTTTTAACCAGCGCATTTTTTACTTCTAGCACTTTATCAATGACATCTCTCGGGCTAAGCTGATCTTCAGGGATTTGTTGTGTTGTATTCGACATTGTTAATTATTTTATTGTTCGGAAGGCCAGAACCGCAAAAATTAGTGTCATGATTGAACTTAGCACACCTGTTGTTGTAGTTATAGCTTGTTGCGGGCTAAGAGCAGGTGCAGCTCTTTGCGGCACATATATTTCTGATCCTGGCTCAACTTTCGGATAAACATTGAAGAAGAGAAATCTCCTAGTTCTGTCTACATTTCCGTTAGGGTACTTAATATAAGAGCTTTTTCTTAATGACTGAGTAGTGAAACCGCCGGACTGAGAAATGTAATCAGAGAAGGCCATTCCCTTGCCATATTTTACGGTTGTAGGATATAAAACGGAACCAATTACCTGTACCGTTTCTAATCTTTTAGGAATACGAATGATGTCTCCTTCCTGTACGATCAGGTCTTCAAAAGAACCTGGGCTTTTTAGTATATTTTTTAATTTAATACCAATGGACTCTTCTTTTACATTTGGAAGGTCATTTGTAATCGTTCCGCGTTTGATATTAGTTTCAGCAGCTTCTTCCGCCAGATAATCAACCGGGGTTTGCAGACTGTTAACGATCGTTCTTCTTAGCAAAGTTGCTCCTTCCGGATAAGCCAGTTCTGTTAATCCGCCAGATCTTTTGATGATGTCGCTGATCTTATCGTTTTTATTAATAATGCTGTATGGGCCCGTTACCAGTACCTCGCCTTCCACAAAAACAGATTGCTGCTCAACATAATTAGGTGATTTCCGGACAATTACCTGATCAAAAGGGAGCAAAACGAAATTGGTTTCCTTATTATTCAGCGAAAGGTCACGGTTGACATTGAATTTATAAATTTCAGATATCTGCGCATTTGCGGCTCCTGCAATACTATTTCTTTTGCGGCGCACCACTTCCACTTCCGTAGAATACGCAGATTCTTTCAGGCCGCCTGCCTGTAAAAGCACATCTTCCAGGGTCATATTCGAAGTAAAAGGGAATTTGCCCTCATTCTCACCGATTTTGGTATTATTGACTTCGCCTTCTACACTGATGTAAGCGGTTTCTGCCATTTCAAATTTGGAAGGAATTACAACCTGGTCAAGTCTCGTTAGTACCAGATCCGGAACTACATTGTTAATTACATCCGTATAATTTAAAGGGATGCTTTCAATAGTAAGATCCTGGCGGGTTCTTAACACATTGATACGTCCTACAAAAGCATCTTCCCTAAGTCCTTGTGCATTTTCAATCAATTTTTTCAGGGAAGGGCTGCTGTCAAGTGAAAAGTTTCCCGGCCGCATTACTGCACCGGTAATAGTTACAATGTTTTCAATCCGGTCAAGTACCGTTTCAACATTAACAACATCTCCGGTAGCCATTTCAAATGTCTTGAATTCGCTTTCCTGAACATCAAATAATTTTCTTTCAATTGACGTAATCCTTTCCAGTTTTACTCTGCCGCGATAAGCCTGATCTTCAAAACCTCCTGCGTAACTAATAGCATCAATTAGTTTTTCATCTGGTGAAAGTTCAAAAAGCCCGGGTCTTTTAACCAGGCCTGCTATTTCAACTCTTTTAAGATAATAACTCACAACGATGTTATCATTGTCCTGCACACGAAGATCGCCATCAATTTTTCCGTTTGAAAGGAAATCGTAAATATCAAGATGAGAAATCACCTTACCATTCCGCACGATACGAACATCACGGAAAGATCCTATTTCATTAGGTCCGCCAGCCTGATACAATGCATTAAATGCGGATGCAAGAGATGACATTTCATAAGCACCAGGATTGATAACTTCACCAGTAACAAATACTTTGACGGTTCTTACTTCCGACAGGGTTACAGCCAATTTGGTTCGGGCTGATTCTCCGCCTGTTCCGAGCATTCCAGGAACAAATTTTGAAAATTTATCTATCAGGATTTTTTTTACTTCTTCAATTGTTCTGCCACTGACATAAACATTTCCAACTCTGGGTATCGTGATAAAACCATCGCGGTTTACTGAGACTTCGTAAGCAGCTTCGGCAAAATTGTATAAGTAGATATTAAGGCCGTCTCCTGCACCCAAAACATAATTAAAAGGTGTGGAAATCTGGAAGTCAGGAATTGTATTTAGATTCTTATCAGCAAAAATTGAATAACCGTAAATTTTATTCCGCAATTCCTGTTTTGCCTCTTGCTCAGGCGTTAAAGTACCGGTAGTAGACTGGTTTTGTTTGCTTTGATCCTGGGAATTCTGGTTTCCTGTATCTGTTGCATCAGTTCCGGCTGCTTTTCCATTTTCTCCCGCACCTTGTGGATTCGTACTGTTTGCAGGTTGGTTGCCTGTTGTAGTACTTCTGGGGTTTGCAGGATTGGTACTTCTTGGAGTTCCTGATGGTTGCGTTCCCTGTGGCTGGCTGGTAGAAGAAGGAGCAGTAGCAGGTGAGATTGTCGGTGCGGTAACCTGTGAAATTGCTGGTAGTGAAATGATAAAACTTAGCAAATAAGGTAATATATATTTACAATTTTTATCCAACTTGAATATGCTCATAAGAAGTGTTATTGTGTGCTTTTAATTACTTATAATTCAATATAAGCATGTAATGATCTTATAATTTTAAATTTTCAGTAGAGGAGAACTGAATATTTGATTTTTTATATAATGCAAAGTAAATTAGATTTTTCCTATTTTTAAAGAATTTCTGGTATTCACCGGAATAAGGATCAATTGCGCAAAGTTACAATAGCGTAACGATAAATGGCCAAAATTATTAAAATACAATTAAAATCCGTCATCATGAACATACGGATAATGGTAAATTATGGAAAATACGACTAACGTTCAATACGATGAAGACAGTATAAAGTCACTGGACTGGAAGGAACATATTCGTCTCAGGCCCGGGATGTACATTGGAAAGCTGGGGGATGGCTCATCGGTTGACGACGGGATTTATGTGCTTGTGAAAGAAATAATGGACAATTCCATTGATGAGCACATGATGGGAAATGGCAAAACGATTGAAATAAAAATTTCTGAACATCGTGTAGAAGTAAGAGATTATGGACGTGGAATTCCGTTGGGAAAGGTAGTGGATTGTGTTTCTAAGATAAATACTGGCGGGAAATATGATTCCGGTGCATTTCAGAAATCGGTTGGATTAAACGGAGTAGGTACAAAAGCTGTAAATGCACTTTCCAATTATTTTAAAGTACAATCGTACCGGGAAGGAAAATCAAAATCAGCCGAATTTCAGCAAGGTGTTTTATTAAAGGAATCAAAGGAAGAACAAACAAATCAGCGAAATGGTACCTATATGGTATTTGAACCTGACGGTATAATTTTTAAAAATTTCAGGTATATACCTCAGTATCTTAATAATATGATCTGGAATTACTGTTATCTCAACGCCGGGCTGACAATCAATTTCAATGGTCAAAAATACATTTCCCAAAACGGATTGCTTGATCTGTTACAAAGTAAGTCTGACGCCGAAACAATACGTTACCCAATCATACATCTCAAGGGAGAGGATATTGAATTTGCGATGACACATGGAAATCAATACGGTGAAGAGTATTATTCTTTTGTTAATGGCCAGTATACCACACAGGGAGGAACGCATTTAACCGGATTCAGGGAAGCGGTAGTGAGGGCTGTTCGGGAACATTTTGGTAAGGATTATGCACCAGAGGATATCCGCTCTTCAATTATTGCGGCCGTTGCAATCCGTGTTCAGGAACCAGTTTTTGAATCACAAACTAAAACCAAGCTGGGCTCCAATACGATGACGCCTGATCCTAACAGTACAACAGTCCGTACTTTTGTCAATGATTTCGTGAAAGAAAGGCTGGACAATTTTCTGCACATGAACCCGGAGTCCAGGGATGCGCTGAAAAAACGGATCGAACAATCTGAAAGAGAGCGGAAAGAGCTGGCTGGTATTAAAAAACTGGCAAATGACCGTGCTAAAAAAGCGAATCTTCATAATAAAAAACTGAGAGATTGCCGGTTACATCTTACTGACCTTAAAAATGAGCTCCGTTATGAAAGTACGTTATTTATAACAGAAGGAGATTCGGCAAGTGGTTCTATTACCAAGTCACGAAATATACAAACGCAGGCTGTTTTCAGTCTAAGGGGAAAGCCATTGAACTGCTTCGGGCTGAACAAAAAGATTGTTTATGAAAATGAAGAATTTAACTTGCTGCAGCATGCACTGGACATTGAGAATGGTGTTGAAAATCTGCGATTTAACCGCATTGTGATCGCCACCGATGCAGATGTTGACGGTATGCACATCAGATTACTGCTGATGACGTTTTTCCTGCAGTTTTTTCCGGATCTGGTGCGTAACGGACACTTATATGTGCTTGAAACTCCGCTTTTTAGAGTAAGAAATAAAAAAGAAACGATCTATTGCTATACGCCGGAAGAAAAACAGGCAGCTATTGACAAACTGGGAAGTAAACCGGAAATAACGCGTTTTAAAGGGTTGGGCGAAATTTCACCCGAAGAATTTGGAAAGTTTATTGGAGAGGACATGCACCTGGAACCGGTAATCCTTCAAAAAGAAACGTCAATTCAAAAATTGCTGACATATTACATGGGAAAAAATACACCTGAACGCCAGCGTTTTATAATTGATAATTTAAAAATAGAAAAGAATATTGAAGAACTGGCAATTGCCGTTTAGTATAATTACATGAATATCCTCCGTACACATTTTTCATTTTATACAGTTACTTTGTGAATTTACAAGATTTAAGAAATAGAATTGATGCACTTGATGATCAGTTGCTGGCAGTTTTGAATGAGCGGATGGAGCTTGTTCGGGAAGTTGGCGAATTGAAAAGGTCTTCAAAATCAATTATTTACAGGCCGGAAAGGGAAAAACAAATACTTGACAGGTTAGAAAAACGCAACGCGGGTTTACTAACAAGACAGGCGATTGACGCTATTTTCTTTGAAATTTTTGCTGTTTCACGCAATCTCGAATTACCGGAAAGGATTTCTTATCTGGGTCCCGAAGGCAGTTTTACACACCAGGCTGCGGAAAGCCGGTTTGGAGCAATGAGCGAATATCTGGTTTTACCCACAATCCATTCAGTTTTTGAAAGTGTGGAAACCGGCCGTGCTAAGTTTGGTGTAGTGCCGATTGAAAATAATCAGGAAGGTATTGTTATTGAAACGGTGGATTTTTTACGCGACAAAAACCTGACGATTGTTGCCGAACTGATGTTGCCAATACATTTTACCTTTGCTTCCCAGTCTGATTCCCTGCGTGATATCCGGCGTATTTATTCCAAGGATATTGCTTTCAGGCAATGCGGCAAATTTATCAGTGAATATCTTGATGGTCTGGATGTTGAACTGATATCAGTCGATTCTACTTCCAAAGCCGCGAAGATGGCTGCAGCCGATCCTGAATCTGCTGCAATATGCTCTTCAATATCGGCACGTTTGTTCGGTGTTCCGGTTCTTTTTGATAATATAGAAGACAGTGACCAGAACCGGACGCGTTTTCTGATACTTTCAAAGGATTTTGTCAATGCAAAAAGTAATGATGATAAAACCACTATCATTGCTAACCTGCCTAATACGAACCGCCCGGGTGTTCTTTATGATTTTCTGAAAGATTTTAATGACCGGGGAATCAACCTGACCAAAATAGAAAGCAGGCCACAGCGCGGCGAAGCTACTTTCCGTGCCTGGTTTTTGGTTGAATTTCTTGGGCATGTAGAAGATCCTGCTGTTCAGGAAATCATGCATAAATACGGCACTCACCTGAAATGGCTGGGTAGTTATGTGAAAGTTTCGTAAGTAAAGAATAATATTTTTTATACTGAGCGAACGACCTGATCCGCTCA from Dyadobacter sp. NIV53 carries:
- the pheA gene encoding prephenate dehydratase, producing MNLQDLRNRIDALDDQLLAVLNERMELVREVGELKRSSKSIIYRPEREKQILDRLEKRNAGLLTRQAIDAIFFEIFAVSRNLELPERISYLGPEGSFTHQAAESRFGAMSEYLVLPTIHSVFESVETGRAKFGVVPIENNQEGIVIETVDFLRDKNLTIVAELMLPIHFTFASQSDSLRDIRRIYSKDIAFRQCGKFISEYLDGLDVELISVDSTSKAAKMAAADPESAAICSSISARLFGVPVLFDNIEDSDQNRTRFLILSKDFVNAKSNDDKTTIIANLPNTNRPGVLYDFLKDFNDRGINLTKIESRPQRGEATFRAWFLVEFLGHVEDPAVQEIMHKYGTHLKWLGSYVKVS
- a CDS encoding SLBB domain-containing protein — its product is MSIFKLDKNCKYILPYLLSFIISLPAISQVTAPTISPATAPSSTSQPQGTQPSGTPRSTNPANPRSTTTGNQPANSTNPQGAGENGKAAGTDATDTGNQNSQDQSKQNQSTTGTLTPEQEAKQELRNKIYGYSIFADKNLNTIPDFQISTPFNYVLGAGDGLNIYLYNFAEAAYEVSVNRDGFITIPRVGNVYVSGRTIEEVKKILIDKFSKFVPGMLGTGGESARTKLAVTLSEVRTVKVFVTGEVINPGAYEMSSLASAFNALYQAGGPNEIGSFRDVRIVRNGKVISHLDIYDFLSNGKIDGDLRVQDNDNIVVSYYLKRVEIAGLVKRPGLFELSPDEKLIDAISYAGGFEDQAYRGRVKLERITSIERKLFDVQESEFKTFEMATGDVVNVETVLDRIENIVTITGAVMRPGNFSLDSSPSLKKLIENAQGLREDAFVGRINVLRTRQDLTIESIPLNYTDVINNVVPDLVLTRLDQVVIPSKFEMAETAYISVEGEVNNTKIGENEGKFPFTSNMTLEDVLLQAGGLKESAYSTEVEVVRRKRNSIAGAANAQISEIYKFNVNRDLSLNNKETNFVLLPFDQVIVRKSPNYVEQQSVFVEGEVLVTGPYSIINKNDKISDIIKRSGGLTELAYPEGATLLRRTIVNSLQTPVDYLAEEAAETNIKRGTITNDLPNVKEESIGIKLKNILKSPGSFEDLIVQEGDIIRIPKRLETVQVIGSVLYPTTVKYGKGMAFSDYISQSGGFTTQSLRKSSYIKYPNGNVDRTRRFLFFNVYPKVEPGSEIYVPQRAAPALSPQQAITTTTGVLSSIMTLIFAVLAFRTIK
- a CDS encoding DNA topoisomerase IV subunit B — encoded protein: MENTTNVQYDEDSIKSLDWKEHIRLRPGMYIGKLGDGSSVDDGIYVLVKEIMDNSIDEHMMGNGKTIEIKISEHRVEVRDYGRGIPLGKVVDCVSKINTGGKYDSGAFQKSVGLNGVGTKAVNALSNYFKVQSYREGKSKSAEFQQGVLLKESKEEQTNQRNGTYMVFEPDGIIFKNFRYIPQYLNNMIWNYCYLNAGLTINFNGQKYISQNGLLDLLQSKSDAETIRYPIIHLKGEDIEFAMTHGNQYGEEYYSFVNGQYTTQGGTHLTGFREAVVRAVREHFGKDYAPEDIRSSIIAAVAIRVQEPVFESQTKTKLGSNTMTPDPNSTTVRTFVNDFVKERLDNFLHMNPESRDALKKRIEQSERERKELAGIKKLANDRAKKANLHNKKLRDCRLHLTDLKNELRYESTLFITEGDSASGSITKSRNIQTQAVFSLRGKPLNCFGLNKKIVYENEEFNLLQHALDIENGVENLRFNRIVIATDADVDGMHIRLLLMTFFLQFFPDLVRNGHLYVLETPLFRVRNKKETIYCYTPEEKQAAIDKLGSKPEITRFKGLGEISPEEFGKFIGEDMHLEPVILQKETSIQKLLTYYMGKNTPERQRFIIDNLKIEKNIEELAIAV
- a CDS encoding ABC transporter permease; translated protein: MQHITTIKAGRSEKDYWKELWQNRQLLMILSRRDISVRYKQTVLGLAWSVLRPLMTMAIMVFVFSFVAKLEGDPGIPYPLMVLSGLTIWTFFSNTFTQISSSILINSNLVSKVYFPRLLMPLSSVAVGFVDFVITFVIFLIFTVISGYPLSWNILYLPAFVILTFVISLGFGLFFAALHVRFRDIGQLIPFMVQVGFYICPIAYTSRLVQGEWYEKIYKLNPIVGIIDGFRWCLLGDKAYFDPQSLISTTIISFVILVLSVFYFRKKENTFVDHI